CAAATGGCCAGACTTCCCTTTAATGGACAAAAAGTCAGTGACTTGGTCTTCAAAAAGTAATAAATCCATACATCTAGTGGCACTCAACAGCCCAAATGCATGGATGCAACATGTACCATCAGCTCCCCACAAGTATTTGAATGTGCCCTCCCTAGAGGACTGCTACCACCACCTTTAGCGGGGTCACTTCTTCTTTGCTGGGGCTTTGGCATTCCCACCAGCTTTGCCATTCGTTTTGGTGTTTCCTCCAGATTTTGCTGCATCACcttctttttcacctttctttccaCCACCTTGTTTCTTGTCATTGCtgcccttttctcctttttctcccttttctcctttttctcccttttctccttctttctttttggcatctttcccctctttcttgGATCCTTCTTTCTGGTCCTTTTCACCATCCTTCTTCTTGGAGCCTTTGGATCCTTCTTTCTTACCCTGAGCCTTGTCCACTTTTCCAGATACAGTGGGAacgtcttcttttttttcttctgccacctGAGCTGTATGTgaagacataaaaagaaaacagaaaggcaaTTAACGTAGGGTGACACTATCCAAGAAGAGGGTAAaactcctgctccctgctggcaaATCCTggacaaaggaaaaacactggGGCTTTGTCCCTACAGCTGTTTTTCTCACTGGCCAGAAgttttcatgtctttgttttGAGAAGGCAGACTAATGGGGTAAAGCAGAACTGGTAATCTGAAGAGTTGAGTTGTAGCTCTGTTGGAAGAAATAGCTCCCATTCATCAGAACTGGTCCCTGAACATTATATCGAGAGTCCATAGGCATTTCCCAATAATGGCATCAGTGTGGAGTGGTCTCCTTCCAGGCAAAGGAACAGAAACCTCTCTGATGTAATTCAATTCAGCCCTGGCCTGTCTTTTtcgtgtgtttgtttgtttgtctgtttttattgttattgttgtcactgctctttgttttgttttgttgattggatttttttttcttgttttctttgtttaattttctgtgtggGGTATGTCTCCCGTAGCTGAGAGTGGACAGCAGAGATTCTGCTGGGGGTCTTTGCTCTCAGAGACAGACAGGCAGAAGATGACCTGCCCAGCACAGAACTACAAAGTAGGCTTTGCTTATGTCTTGTCCAGACCTAGTCACCATGAAACTGGCTTCCTACCTGTAATTAATGGCAGTGACATACCAAGGGCATATAGCAATTAACTCTAGTGCAGAGATGGCTCTGTTTTGTTAACACACAATCCATAATAGTTTTAAGAAGTTTATAATATCTTTATCTAATATCTTTACTTAGGAATATCTTGGATTCACTGCCCACATTTCAGGTGAGAAGACTCATAAGTATCCCACTGGGTCTTGCAgacaaattattctgaaaaaggatgttataaaaaataattttcctctcccccccccccctttttatttatttatttttttacttctaatAAAACTGGTTAATTTTCTCAAAAGTATTTCTAAACTCAGAGCTTGGTGCACCGAACTCTCATTTCAAGCTGCTACACAGCACTCAAACACATATCAGATTTCATatatttcttacagatttttttttctttgatcatGACCAACAAGGTataaacttttgaaaaaaagaggtgaaaatGTGTTAAGTTtcccatgttttccttttctgaaaagcccCATTGTAGGACTCAGATACGTAAATAGATAACCACGTTAGCACAACTTAATAATTAAGCTCAGCCAAGATATAGGAATGAGCCAGGAGTGACCTGATGAAATGGAGGATTATTGGTCACTGTTTAGCTTACTTCAGCTGACACCTAAGTCATACCACTTCACCTTTGTCACATGCTAAGGAAAGATGACAGTGAGCTGGCTCAGGAGGTAATTTGGTAAGGGGTGATCATTTGGTGAGACATCTCAGCCTTACATGGAGCCATTAGACTCCTGTACATTTAATTGGCCCCAGACCTCCCTGCTATGGATATCTGTAGTGTCGCTTTCAGTTTGCAGCAATGTATTACAGGGGTGAATCAAATCTGCATTTATTATGTTTGcctaaaatattctttcaggCTGAACACTAATATGAAATTTTATCCTTTGACCTTGGGAACTGGTAATTCATTTATACATACAGATGGGAAAGGAGTAACACTTTTTCTTACTACCACAGGGGAAATCCTGACATCTCATatgaaaagaggagagaaaccacccaataaacaaaccaaaccaaaccaaaaacaaataaacaaacaaaaccgaCATTGTCTGCTTCCTGGAGAAACGTGGTAGGATCCAGATGCACTCCCAAAAAAGTCAGCTGGAGTTGCCTCAGACCAGAATACTTGACGATTTCCCAGGCCACAGCCCCAGACAGCACATCTCCACTCACAGTAAGGGCCCAGTTCTGCTTGTACCCCTCCCACATGCTGGGAGACAGAGCTTAAATAAATTAAGTTGTATATAACATTTTATGCACTGAACcttaaagttcattttcttttatgtccccccaaaaaagggcTTGCCATATACAACACTCAGAAAAGTACATGGAGAATCGTTTGGCAGTTAGAATATTCCATCACAGTAAATGTGAAATAGAGTCAAATAATGCCAAGAAATGAGAGTATCATTGTAATATATTCTTGATTAATAGCATTTGACACTTACAGAAATCTTTAAAGCATTTAATGGCCACTCAGTAATTAAAATCATTCAGGTTGTCTGTTTGGCCTTGACCAGATCCACCAAGGGTTGTCACAGTGTAAGTGCATAAATAGTCAGTGAGTACATATATCATATTTCATGACCACATAAATCAGGGTGGGCTGCCAAATGTCAATGGAGCAGCATGGCAGACCATCACACCCTGTACAGACAAGAATAATAGCACAGAGATGAAGCCCGAAGGTTTGCATACTTTCCATCGTAATGCCTAAATCATGAAGCGAAACTTTTCTGAGGACAGGATTCACACTAATCTCAGAGGGAGGTTTGGTCACACATAGCTTTTGCATCTACTATTTAGGCACTGACAGCTGAGTCAGACCGGGTCCCCAAGACTGGAGACATACAGGCAATTTTAAGGCACAATTTACCTCCCTTACTCTGAAAGGAATCACATCCGTTTTATTTATCACTGTggataaaggaataaaaactaGATGACTAATATTGATGCAGACTTCTCCATAGATGTGGGTAATGTGTTTGTGGACAGTTGAATTGCACCCCAATACCAGTTCCTTCAGGGCAACCTGGTCAGACTTATGTCTGCCCACAGAGGACCAGGAGGCTCAAAGCACGTATCTTCAGAAGCCATTACCAGACATCAGCAGCCACTCAACGACGTTATCCACTAGATTCCTACCCTGCACCATGCCAGGACCATAGATTTGGGACTCTCACGAGGTCGAAGGATGGTAAACTACTCATATATTTCATGGGATAAAAGCTGTATGGTGCAGATGACTTATATATTGCTTTCTCGTGGCTATTTATTCATGAGCTCATGATGCAGCATTTTACCATGGTCCAATTAAACCCACACTAAACTAGCAAGCCTTTGGATAGAGCTTATGTACATGTTTGAGTGTTGTGAAGGCTGCTTACAGGAGATCAAAATTTATTAACATTCTGGGGTGAAACTCTCGTTCTACTGCCCCAACCCCCTTTCTGTCTCTTTGGGATATTctcatctttaattttttgtttttctagaatTAATAGCCAGGCTGTTAAATGCTACAAATCCTCCTAAAAGAGGATGTAGCAGATGACTGAACTTGGCTTTCTGCTATCTACAGGAATGAGCCTTCACACTCTCTGGGATCTACTGAGTGCTGGTCCTTACAGAGTCAGAATTTGGTCTTCTGACCAGGAAGTCGAAAGATGCAATAGTAAGTGCTTCCATACACGATTGCTCATATATGTAAGAGAGCATTAACCAAACCTTTGGATGGCCTTTGACTCTGAAGTACTTTAAGAGAATTTAACAGTATGGACAAGGGCTTATTCATGCCAATTGGGTTCAGCTCCAGAGAGTGGTCTGGCTATATTTAGTTTGTACTATAGGCACAGTCAAGTGACTGAACACGTCAGAAATACTGAGGTATGTTCAACAGCTTACTATTAGTCACGTATTTCTATATTTTGCTGGTGTAGGAGTAAATTTCCACAGTTATGTTATCTGCCTCTTTCACCAGTTTTATGGACTGAAGCATCATGTTGCGAGTTAAAGAAACTCCAGGTTTTCATGAAGCTACAGACCACAGGGCTTACAGAGACACAGAAACGGggaataagcaaataaataaataaatgaagacgTTCATTAAAAGTTCTTGAGAAAACAGGTGAAATGTAGAAAGGGAACTGAGAAGCAGAGAGTCCAGGGCATGATGGATCTCAGAAGAAGCCACGGGAAAGAGAAGCcatagacagacagacagacaggaagGCAGTCCCCTAATTTCCTTGTAGGGCcatttcatcttcttctttCACCACAGGCAGGGAGTTGAGAGGTCTGGACTGGACATGACCAGAGAGAGTTGGGAGAGTTTCAGTAGAGCCTAGGGTACAGAATCAGGAAAGGTGagtgagaggagaggagaccAGAGGCAGAAATACTCTTGGCCATCCAAATGGGGCAAACCAATGTGAAATTCtaacactttttcttcctacCGAGACAGCCCCCACCCCAGAAATTGTCCTTTAATATGAATGAGACTGTCTGGAAAAGTTAAACATGAGCTGCAAAGGAATAACTCTGACTTGTACTATTGGAGAAAATGTCCCCTGCATCTGAATGACCACGTCTGCTACCACATACATTGTTGGTTTAGAGTTGTGCATGTGAATGTGAGAGTTTTACCATGTCATGGTGATATCTTCATTGTTTTGCCCAGGGAGCTACATCGATTTACACACAAGGAGGACCTAACCCTTTCCATTTAAGCATACAGAAAACAaccccaaaagaaaagacaggTCTTATGTGCAGGTGATGGCATGAAAAGTACCTCCAGGGATCTCTGTCAGCTCATTGAGTGGTGGCACAGTCTCCAGTTTGTCTGCATACGTCTTGGCTGCTTGCCGTTGAGCATATCGTGCCTCGATCTCTTTCTTTGTCCGGGGAATCCGGCACTTGAAGATACAGCACAGGGTAATAactgggaaaagagagagagaagcaagagCATTCAGCTTAGATGAGCAGATCTCTGTCTAGCACAGGTTGGTTTCCTCAAGTGGGAACCTGGAGCCATTTGCATCTGTGGAAGGGCCCATCAGTTACCAATTAAGttacctgaaaataaagaattattaCTCTTACACTGAGTTGTGGTAAAGAACGAAGTCCTTCCCTCCAAAAATAATGTGAAACATTGCCTTAAATCATATATACCATTGCTGTTTCTGAGCACAACACAgtcattacttttattttcatcaccACCCTGTAGATTTGTGAAGTATCATCCGACTTTTCAAGGTGTGGTAGGATATAAGAACATCAACAGCTTGAGTTCATTATCTGTTTTTGACATCAGCAATTAAGGTGTACTGTCACCCTTCAACAGTATGTTATTGCTGGAAATTCCTGACACAGTGTCTTAGTCATCCATTTTTGTGGTAGGTAGATCCTGAGGATATGGACCACCAGCTGAACAAAGTAATGAGGATAGGAATGCTGTAAACCCTTCAGAATAGATCCAGAACAAGAGCTCAGTCTATGTCTTTAA
The genomic region above belongs to Cygnus atratus isolate AKBS03 ecotype Queensland, Australia chromosome 2, CAtr_DNAZoo_HiC_assembly, whole genome shotgun sequence and contains:
- the TMIE gene encoding transmembrane inner ear expressed protein; translated protein: MAWDPPLQHPFFWMKPSSLFLSCSRAAIAQLIEATTEPPKKKPDPVTSETVVIWGLRLWQVIGIFAIFVLAVIITLCCIFKCRIPRTKKEIEARYAQRQAAKTYADKLETVPPLNELTEIPGAQVAEEKKEDVPTVSGKVDKKEGKDAKKKEG